The following are encoded together in the Salvia hispanica cultivar TCC Black 2014 chromosome 6, UniMelb_Shisp_WGS_1.0, whole genome shotgun sequence genome:
- the LOC125193617 gene encoding zinc finger MYM-type protein 1-like: MEKFLKRKNLIVEEIPSIGEGASDDHSKRKHVEINLEDLPSDPGLRKNIFRYHPNDRDRIRRHYLQQGPCQPKGHDFRQKKIGNIYRRFVPKWFEEHGNWLEYSVSKDAAFCLCCYLYRPNTRAQSSGEVFVSDGYSNWKKKEKFNEHVGGPDSAHNRAWRSCEDLMKQQQHIQFAFAKQSTQARKDYRIRLTASLDCIRLLLSQGMAFRGHDESIESTNQGNFRVLLRFLAVHNDDIEKVVLNNAPGNLKMIAPDIQKDLVRACAMETTNAILHEVGDEYFSILVDESRDISVKEQMALAIRFVNSKGCVVERFIGIVHVRDTKASSLKAAIEVLFLKHNLSLSKVRGQGYDGASNMRGEFNGLKALILQENSSAYYVHCFAHQLQLALVAVAKKKPQVAAFFNLVNNITTIVGASCKRKDLLQEKQIERLLRAFDCGELETGTGSNQERSLQRAGDTRWGSHYRSLINLSMVFTPVIEVLQIVEEDTGEQSGDACLLLGVVPTFEFAFILHLMTTILAITNELSLALQRKDQDIVNAMALVEVAKQHLQDMRDEGWESLISEVSIFSEKNDIEILDMKDMYKPPGRARRKGVVLTNLNYFRFELFNGVIDWQLQELNNRFNEANTNLLLCVSCLSPKSSFAAFNKSKLIQLAHCYPLEFSEVSFRLLDKQLETYIRDMRSHEEFSNLESIGDLSQRLVATGRHIVYPWVYLLVKLALVLPVATASVERYFSAMKIVKSRLRNKMGDSWMNDCLVTYIEREIFCKIDAERILHSFQVMRPRREQL; this comes from the coding sequence ATGGAGAAATTTCTCAAGAGAAAGAATTTAATAGTAGAAGAAATACCATCAATTGGAGAAGGAGCAAGTGATGATCACTCTAAAAGAAAACATGTGGAAATCAATTTGGAAGACCTTCCTTCTGATCCCGGGCTTAGAAAGAATATTTTCAGATATCATCCTAATGACCGTGATAGAATTAGAAGGCATTATTTGCAACAAGGCCCGTGTCAACCGAAGGGACACGATTTTCGTCAGAAAAAAATTGGCAACATATATCGACGCTTTGTTCCAAAATGGTTTGAGGAACATGGAAATTGGTTggaatatagtgtttcaaaagATGCtgcattttgtttgtgttGCTATCTTTATAGGCCTAATACTAGAGCACAATCAAGTGGTGAAGTGTTTGTATCAGATGGATATAGTAAttggaagaaaaaagaaaaattcaatGAGCACGTTGGAGGTCCAGATAGTGCCCACAATAGAGCATGGAGAAGCTGTGAGGATTTGATGAAGCAACAACAACATATCCAATTTGCTTTTGCCAAGCAATCAACACAAGCACGGAAGGATTATCGCATTCGCTTGACGGCTTCACTTGACTGTATCCGTTTACTTCTATCTCAAGGTATGGCATTCCGTGGTCATGATGAATCAATAGAGTCTACAAACCAAGGCAATTTTCGTGTGCTCCTACGTTTTCTTGCTGTTCATAATGATGATATAGAAAAAGTTGTCTTGAATAATGCTCCGGGAAATCTGAAAATGATAGCTCCTGATATTCAAAAGGATCTTGTCCGTGCTTGTGCTATGGAGACCACTAATGCTATTCTCCATGAGGTCGGTGATGAATACTTTTCTATATTAGTTGATGAATCTCGTGATATATCAGTCAAGGAACAAATGGCGCTTGCTATTAGATTTGTCAATTCAAAAGGATGTGTGGTTGAACGATTTATTGGTATTGTTCATGTAAGAGACACCAAAGCTTCCTCATTAAAAGCGGCTATagaagttttgtttttaaagcATAATTTGAGCTTGTCTAAAGTGCGAGGGCAAGGTTATGATGGAGCAAGTAACATGCGAGGTGAATTTAATGGACTCAAGGCATTGATCCTACAAGAGAACTCTTCTGCCTATTATGTTCATTGTTTTGCTCATCAATTACAACTAGCTCTTGTTGCTGTGGCAAAGAAAAAACCACAAGTTGCTGCCTTTTTTAACTTGGTGAACAATATAACTACTATAGTTGGAGCTTCATGCAAGCGCAAAGATTTACTTCAGGAGAAGCAAATAGAAAGACTTTTGAGAGCATTTGATTGTGGTGAACTCGAGACGGGCACAGGTTCTAATCAAGAAAGAAGTCTTCAAAGAGCTGGTGATACACGTTGGGGGTCTCATTATAGGTCACTGATAAATTTGTCGATGGTGTTCACTCCAGTTATTGAGGTTCTCCAAATCGTTGAGGAAGATACTGGAGAACAAAGTGGTGACGCATGTTTGTTATTAGGTGTTGTGCCAACTTTTGAGTTTGCATTCATTTTGCACTTGATGACGACGATCTTAGCAATCACGAATGAACTATCTTTGGCATTGCAAAGGAAGGATCAGGATATTGTGAATGCGATGGCCTTAGTTGAAGTAGCAAAACAACATCTACAAGATATGCGGGATGAAGGATGGGAGTCTCTGATCAGCGAAGTATCTATATTTTCTGAGAAAAATGATATTGAAATCTTAGATATGAAGGACATGTATAAGCCTCCTGGTCGAGCTCGAAGGAAAGGTGTAGTTTTGACgaacttgaattatttcagGTTTGAGCTTTTTAATGGTGTGATCGATTGGCAACTACAAGAACTCAACAATCGCTTCAATGAAGCTAACACAAATTTGCTTCTTTGCGTGTCTTGCTTAAGCCCAAAGAGTTCCTTTGCTGCTTTTAACAAATCCAAATTGATTCAACTTGCTCATTGTTATCCTTTGGAGTTCTCTGAAGTTAGTTTTCGGTTGCTTGACAAACAGCTGGAGACTTATATCCGCGACATGAGATCACATGAAGAGTTCTCAAATCTTGAAAGTATTGGAGATCTTTCTCAAAGGTTAGTTGCTACAGGAAGACATATTGTCTATCCATGGGTTTATTTGCTTGTGAAGTTGGCTTTGGTTCTACCTGTTGCGACCGCATCGGTTGAGAGGTATTTTTCGGCtatgaaaattgtgaaaaGCCGTCTTCGTAATAAGATGGGAGACTCTTGGATGAATGATTGTTTGGTTACCTAtattgagagagagatattTTGTAAGATTGATGCTGAAAGAATTTTGCATAGTTTTCAAGTTATGAGACCTCGTCGGGAACAACTGTAA